A genomic window from Bradyrhizobium lupini includes:
- the fliI gene encoding flagellar protein export ATPase FliI — translation MKALAEQIGDIDGINIYGRVVGVRGLMVEVAGPIHAMSVGARLVIETGGNRSIPCEVIGFSGNNAVVMPFAGLDGVRRGCKAVIANAANQVRPCAAWLGRVVNALGEPIDGKGPLPQGPAPMPYRNSPPPAHSRKRVGAPLDLGVRAMNTFLTCCRGQRMGIFAGSGVGKSVLLSMLARNVDAAVSVIGLIGERGREVQEFLQDDLGEEGLARSVVVVATSDEPALMRRQAAYLTLAVAEYFRDEEQDVLCLMDSVTRFAMAQREIGLSAGEPPTAKGYTPTVFTELPKLLERAGPGLGEGAITAIFTVLVDGDDHNEPIADAVRGILDGHIVMQRSIAERGRYPAINILKSISRTMPKSADPQFWPTIQKARAVMATYADMEELIRLGAYRAGSSPEVDEAIRLHEPLEAFLRQRKDENASLADGYRQLAQILGDLETER, via the coding sequence GTGAAGGCTCTTGCCGAACAGATCGGCGACATTGACGGCATCAATATTTATGGCCGTGTGGTCGGCGTGCGCGGCCTGATGGTCGAGGTCGCCGGTCCGATCCATGCGATGTCGGTCGGCGCGCGGCTCGTGATCGAGACCGGCGGCAACCGTTCCATCCCCTGCGAGGTGATCGGCTTCTCCGGCAACAACGCCGTCGTGATGCCGTTCGCCGGTCTGGACGGCGTACGGCGCGGCTGCAAGGCCGTCATCGCCAATGCCGCAAATCAGGTGCGGCCTTGCGCGGCCTGGCTCGGCCGCGTCGTCAATGCGCTGGGGGAGCCGATCGACGGCAAGGGGCCGCTGCCGCAGGGCCCGGCGCCGATGCCGTACCGCAATTCGCCGCCGCCGGCGCACTCGCGCAAGCGCGTCGGCGCGCCGCTCGATCTCGGCGTGCGCGCGATGAACACCTTTCTGACCTGTTGCCGCGGCCAGCGCATGGGCATCTTCGCAGGCTCCGGCGTCGGCAAGTCGGTGCTGCTGTCGATGCTTGCGCGCAACGTCGATGCCGCCGTCAGCGTCATCGGGCTGATCGGCGAACGCGGCCGCGAGGTGCAGGAATTCTTGCAGGACGACCTTGGCGAGGAGGGCCTGGCCCGTTCCGTGGTCGTGGTCGCGACCTCCGACGAGCCGGCGCTGATGCGCCGCCAGGCCGCCTATCTGACGCTTGCGGTCGCCGAGTATTTTCGCGACGAGGAGCAGGACGTCCTCTGCCTGATGGATTCGGTGACGCGCTTTGCCATGGCCCAGCGCGAGATCGGCCTGTCCGCTGGCGAGCCGCCGACCGCCAAGGGCTACACGCCGACCGTGTTCACCGAGCTGCCGAAGCTTCTGGAGCGCGCCGGTCCGGGCCTCGGGGAGGGCGCCATCACCGCGATCTTCACGGTGCTGGTCGATGGCGATGACCATAACGAGCCGATTGCGGATGCCGTCCGCGGCATCCTCGACGGACACATCGTGATGCAGCGCTCGATCGCCGAGCGCGGCCGCTACCCCGCCATCAACATCCTCAAATCCATCTCCCGCACCATGCCGAAATCGGCCGACCCGCAGTTCTGGCCGACCATCCAGAAGGCGCGGGCGGTGATGGCGACCTATGCCGACATGGAAGAATTGATCCGTCTGGGCGCCTACCGCGCCGGCTCCAGCCCCGAGGTCGACGAGGCGATCCGCCTGCACGAGCCGCTGGAGGCCTTCCTGCGCCAGCGCAAGGATGAAAATGCATCGCTGGCGGACGGCTACCGCCAGTTGGCGCAAATCCTTGGTGATTTGGAAACGGAACGCTAA